ATTGTAATAGCTTGTAGTGCTGGAAATGATGGTCCAACACCTTCAACTGTTGGAAATGTAGCGCCATGGGTTATCACAGTTGGTGCTAGTAGCATCGATCGAGTTTTTTCATCTCCAATTATGCTTGGAAATGGAATGATCGTCGAGGTGAGGATTGACTCACATTCACTTGTGATTTGCTATGCACTAATAGTTACTAATAGAATGAGAACACTTAGAAGTAAACACAACCAAATCTGTGTTAGTAAGTAACCTACTATGACAAATGAAATTAATttgtattctttttatttataaaaaatatagggACAAACAGTAACCCCAATAAGGAGAAGGAGATTGCATCCTTTGGTTTATGCAGGAGATGTAGAAATTAGAGGAACTACGGCAAGCAATACAACAGGGTAAGTTTCAATCTACTTAGTACTTTTTAATTAGAATTATGAAAACTAACTACTTCGCTCTTTTTATTGAATATACAGAGCATGTCTTCCTGGTACACTATCAAGAAATCTTGTCAGAGGAAAAGTTGTCCTCTGCAGAAATAGTGATATACAGGCATCACTGGAAGTGAAAAGAGCTGGAGGTGTTGCCACTATTTTAGGAAATCGATTTAACGAGATACAAGTTACCCCTTTTTTGGATCCCACAACAGTTGTCTTTTCATATAGCCTAAATACACTCCTGACATATATACGGACCGAAAAAAATCCAATGGCAACACTTGTTCCAGGAAATACATTGATTGGCTCCAAACCAGCACCTGTCATGGCTTCTTTCACTTCCAAAGGACCAAATGTTGTCGATCCCAATATTCTCAAGGTAGTGCCACAAAATGAGTAGTAATTTATTCTCCGTCCAATTAAACAAGTTAAAACTCTTTCTGAAGAATAGTTTTATACTATTAAATTGCAGCCAGATATAACTGCTCCTGGATTTAACATACTAGCAGCGTGGAGCGAGGCATCATCTCCCCTGTATAAACCAGAGGATCATCGGGTTGTGAAGTACAACATAGAATCTGGAACATCCATGTCTTGCCCACATGTTTCTGCTATAATTGCACTCTTAAAATCAATTCATCCAGATTGGAGTAGTGCTGCAGTCAGATCAGCTCTAATGACCACATGTAATTCTGTTtctcttcaaaaaaattaactCCTAGTTGATTTTTTTACAGAATTTATCACAGACAGTTGTTTAATTTACTCTTAATGCAGCAACAATCAATAATGTGGTTGGTAGGCCAATAAGAAATGCCACTGGGGATGATGCAAACCCCTTCGAATACGGATCAGGACATTTCAGGCCATCAAGAGCAGTAGATCCTGGACTCATTTATGATGCTACATACACAGATTATCTTCTTTATCTCTGTAGTCAAAACATAAGCCTAAATTCGTTGTTCAGTTGTCCTGAGAAAGTACCTACGGCGAGTAACCTTAACTATCCATCACTTGCAATAGCAAACATGAGAGGATCCATCAGGACTGTCACAAGAGTTGTTACAAATGTTGGGAAAGATAACTCGACTTATGTTTTAGCTGTGAGATCACCTCCTGGATATGCAGTTGATATTGTTCCAAAGAGCTTACGCTTCAGCAAATTGGGAGAGAAACACAGCTTCAACATAACAATTATTAGAGCACAAAGTAGTGTTGAAAGGAGAAATGAGTTTTCCTTTGGTTGGTACACATGGAGTGATGGAGTCCATGTGGTCCGAAGCCCCATTGCGGTATCATCATCAGCATAATTTCCACTATTGTGTAACTAGAGCATGATGTTatagaatttcaaacaaaaattgcTAGGTACCATACAATAATTGAAATTGCATTTCTTGCTCATGCAGATAATCGTATTTGTATTATGCTAAATAAAGAGGTATTTATATATTGTGTTGCTATATATTATATCTTTCCAGACCCCGCTTGTGAAATtttactgggtatgttgttgttgttatataaaattgatgtatacatttgtatttATTGCTTTCGGACAATGATCAAGAAAAATTAAGTTTAGCTTAATAGATTAAGAAGTAGATATGCATCAGAATAATGATGGATATGTATTCATGTCTATCTCTCCCTCcgctctctttttctttctcttgatCTCTCTGCTATTTCAAAATGATGTAATCGCAAGGCGCAAggaatcttagtagctcagAAGGTGAATAGGAAGGTCATGATTGGCAT
The Solanum stenotomum isolate F172 chromosome 12, ASM1918654v1, whole genome shotgun sequence DNA segment above includes these coding regions:
- the LOC125849283 gene encoding subtilisin-like protease SBT5.6 codes for the protein MKNHHIIVFLFSFFLIMSLRGFVSCTDQETKVYVVYLGEHNGEKTLEEIEDHHCSFLQSVKGTTTSKEDVRASLVHSYKNVINGFSAVLMPQEVDMISGMEGVVSVFHSDPYEIRPHTTRSWDFVSLLEGTSLLNSREELLQNASYGKDIIVGVLDSGVWPESSSFNDEGMEPVPKSWNGICQEGVAFNASHCNRKLIGARYYIKGYEAAAGPLNETRDFRSPRDVDGHGTHTAGTVGGRRVANASAIGGFAKGTATGGAPNVRLAIYKVCWPVPDQSLAEGNACATDDILAAFDDAIADGVHVFSISLGSLPKSTYYTEDAIAIGSLHAVKKNIVIACSAGNDGPTPSTVGNVAPWVITVGASSIDRVFSSPIMLGNGMIVEGQTVTPIRRRRLHPLVYAGDVEIRGTTASNTTGACLPGTLSRNLVRGKVVLCRNSDIQASLEVKRAGGVATILGNRFNEIQVTPFLDPTTVVFSYSLNTLLTYIRTEKNPMATLVPGNTLIGSKPAPVMASFTSKGPNVVDPNILKPDITAPGFNILAAWSEASSPLYKPEDHRVVKYNIESGTSMSCPHVSAIIALLKSIHPDWSSAAVRSALMTTSTINNVVGRPIRNATGDDANPFEYGSGHFRPSRAVDPGLIYDATYTDYLLYLCSQNISLNSLFSCPEKVPTASNLNYPSLAIANMRGSIRTVTRVVTNVGKDNSTYVLAVRSPPGYAVDIVPKSLRFSKLGEKHSFNITIIRAQSSVERRNEFSFGWYTWSDGVHVVRSPIAVSSSA